AAACCTGTCATTTATGACAGTATCTTGTGTTCACTTCGTCTCTTAGTCTGTCTATCCCGAAGCGCCTTCAATGACTGAGGACCATCGTGATGACAACTAAACCTCAAGCAACCACAAGCAGTGGCCATCTCACCGCAGCGTCCAGCGGCAGTCACACTCACGCATTTGTGTCCGATCTGGACAGACAGCACATCTTCAAAGCCGCAGGGCAGTGGCGTTTCAGTGGAGTTCAACTGCAAAGTAGCGACCCACACCAGAATTTCTATGGGCTCAGCGTGGTACTTCCAGCCAGCCTCGAAGAAAACGGCAAAGAGCACCTCTACACATTCCCTGACCAGGCCACCGGCTTTGTCCTTTCGCCCTCTCCTACTGGCACAGGGATTTCGGTTTATCAGATTGTGGGTGGAAAGATAACCGTCGCAGTGCAAAATGATGAGATGAAAGCAACTTTCCATTTATCTTCCATCTTTAACAAAGAGCACATAGACGTTGCCAGCGGTGCGCTCCACTTGCAGGGAATATCGTACCCAAAAGCCAATGCAGGCAGCTTCAAAGGAACATTTGATGGCAGCCCATTCAACCCGTACGAGGATTTTGTGGCCGCGACTGCTGGCATTATCAGCCACGAATCTCCGGTGTTTCCAGATACGTGGGAAGTCTTTGGTTCGCGGCCTATCGACACCTTTCCGAGTTCAACCCAGATCGTCAGTATCCAGATGACAAAAAACCTGACGGAGCATGATTATGAAATCAGCCCGAAAAGTACGGAGGTATTCGTCAATTGCAGTGCCCGCCCCGCATACGGCTCGTATAGCGCCGTACGTGGCCGACTGCATTTCGATTCACTGCCCGCTACTGGACACGCGAGGGGCACATTGAAATGCAGCTTCTTGGTATCAGGAAGCAGCGAGTTTCAATTCGAAGGTCAATTCGACGTACGCCAGCCCTTCTATATCGTTTGACCACCTTGAATAAAAGCATTCCATCGCAAAGCTCGGCCATTTCCTGTGCTCCCAGGTGATGGCCGCGCCGGCCCAAGCGCACCGAGACAGCCACGTCGAGCTTGTTCTAGAGCCGTGCTCTCTGGTATTGCATAGCAACTCGTCTGCGCAATTGAGGAATGCACCATGATTTACCGCACACTGGGCCAGTCTGGGTTGAAGGTCAGCGCCTTGACCCTGGGCACCATGATGTTTGGCGAACAGACCAATACCGAGGACTCGCTGCGCATCATCGACAAGGCCTGGGACCAGGGCATCAACTTTATCGACACCGCCGACGTTTACACCGGTGGGCGCTCCGAAGAACTGGTCGGCGAAGCCATTGCACGGCATCGCCAGGACTGGGTGGTGGCGTCCAAAGTCGGTTTCGGCCCTCCGGACGGCGTGCCCAATCGCAGTGGCTTGAGCCGCAAGCGGATTTTTAATGCCCTCGACGCCAGCCTGACCCGGCTCGACACCGACTACCTCGACATCTACTACCTGCACCGTGAAGACCACGACACGCCGCTGGAAGTGACCGTTTCGGCGATCGGCGACCTGATTCGCCAGGGCAAGATCCGTTACTGGGGCCTGTCCAACTACCGCGGCTGGCGCATTGCCGAGGTGATCCGCGTGGCCGAGCACTTGGGCGTCGACAAGCCGGTCATCAGCCAGCCGCTGTACAACATCGTTAACCGCCAGGCCGAAGTGGAGCAGATCACCGCGGCGGCTGCGTATGGGCTGGGCGTGGTGCCATACAGCCCGCTGGCCCGCGGCGTGCTCAGTGGTAAGTACGCGCCGGATGTCACGCCAGAACCGGGCAGCCGCGCTGCGCGCCAGGATAAACGCATCCTGGAAACCGAATGGCGCGTGGAATCGCTGCGCATTGCCCAGCAGATCCAGCAATACACCCAGGGCCGTGGCGTGGGGACCGTGGAATTTGCCATCGCTTGGGTGCTGAACAACTCAGCGGTCAGTTCGGCGATTGTCGGGCCGCGTACCGAGGCGCAGTGGGATGCCTATACCGGCGCGCTGGACGTTGCGATCAAGGCTGAGGATGAAGCCTTTATCGATTCGTTGGTGACGCCGGGCCATTCGTCCACACCGGGTTTCAACGATGTGAGTCACTTTGTCTCTGGCCGCATCGTCCCCCAACGCATGGGCTGAGAAAATTTCCCACCATTTGCCCCAAAACAGAGCAGCCGTTTCACGCCGCAAGCACCATAATGCCCGCCTCTCTTGTACAAATCGGTTTTCGCGAGGACAGCGTGTCTAAAGGTGTTGTGTTATCGGTCTCGGCCTCGGTGTTGTTTGCCGTGATGTATTACTTTACATCGTTGCTCACGCCGTTGAGCGGCCTGGAGATTTTCGGCTGGCGCATGTTGCTGACCGTGCCTTGCATGACCGTGTTCATGGTCATCAGCGGTGAATGGCGACGTGTGTGGGAATTGCTGCGGGTGCTGGCGGCCAAGCCTCGATTGGTGGGCGGCGTAGTGCTGTCCTCGGCGTTACTGGGTGTGCAGTTGTGGTTGTTCATGTGGGCGCCGTTGAATGGGCGGAGCCTGGATGTGTCGGTCGGCTACTTCCTGCTGCCACTGACCATGGTGCTGACCGGGCGGTTGGTGTGGGGCGAGCAACTGTCCTACCTGCAAAAGATCGCAGTGTTTTTTGCCGGCCTCGGGGTGCTCAACGAGTTGTTCCAGGCCGGTGGTTTTTCCTGGGCGACGCTGGTGGTGATCATCGGCTACCCGCTGTACTTTATCGTGCGCAAACACCTCAAGACCGACAATCTGGGCGGGCTATGGCTGGACATGGCGCTGATGCTGCCGGTGGCCTGGTGGTTTGTGCAGAGCGGCGAACAGGGCTTTGCCGTGATGGATGTGCACCCCAAGCTGTACGCCTTGATCCCCATGCTGGGCCTGATCAGTGCCTCGGCGCTGGTGAGCTACATTATCGCCAGCCGCTTGCTGGCGTTCAGCCTGTTCGGGCTGCTCAGTTACGTCGAGCCGGTGCTGTTACTGGTGGTGGCGTTGCTGTTGGGGGAAGGGATCAAGCCGGGAGAGTGGCTGACCTACATTCCTATCTGGATCGCGGTCATGGTGCTGGTGTTCGAAGGCTTCAAGCATTTGGTGCGTCAGCGTCGCGCCTGATGCCCAGGCAATAAAAAGCCCGGCCGGGGGAAACCCTCGGCCGGGCTTTTTTGCGCTTAGTCGGTGGTCAGCACGCCGCGACGCACTTGGTCACGCTCGATGGACTCGAACAGCGCCTTGAAGTTGCCCTCGCCAAACCCATCGTCACCTTTGCGCTGGATGAATTCGAAGAACACCGGGCCCATCAGGGTTTCCGAGAAGATCTGCAGCAGCAGGCGCTTGTCGCCTTCGATGGATGAGCCATCCAACAGGATCCCGCGTGCTTGCAGTTGGTCGACGGGCTCGCCGTGGTTCGGCAGGCGGCCTTCGAGCATTTCGTAATAGGTGTCCGGCGGCGCGGTCATGAAGCGCATGCCGATTTTCTTCAGGGCGTCCCATGTCTTGACCAGGTCGTCGGTAAGGAACGCCACGTGCTGGATGCCCTCCCCGTTGAACTGCATCAAGAACTCTTCGATCTGCCCGGCGCCCTTGGACGACTCTTCGTTCAACGGGATGCGGATCATGCCGTCCGGGGCGCTCATGGCCTTGGAGGTCAGGCCGGTGTACTCGCCCTTGATATCGAAATAGCGGGCTTCGCGGAAGTTGAACAGCTTCTCGTAGAAATTCGCCCAGTAGGCCATGCGCCCGCGATAAACGTTGTGGGTCAGGTGGTCGATGACCTTGAGGCCGGCGCCCTGTGGGTTGCGCTCCACGCCGTCGAGGTAGACGAAGTCGATGTCATAGATCGAACTGCCTTCGCCGAAGCGGTCGATCAGGTACAGCGGCGCGCCGCCGATGCCTTTGATCGCCGGCAGGTTGAGCTCCATCGGGCCGGTTTCGATATGGATCGGCTGCGCGCCCAGCTCCAGTGCACGGGTGTAGGCTTGTTGCGAGTCCTTGACGCGGAACGCCATGCCGCACACCGACGGGCCGTGCTCCGCCGCGAAATACGAGGCGATGCTGTTGGGCTCGTTGTTGAGGATCAGGTTGATCTCGCCCTGGCGGTACAGGTGCACGTTCTTGGAGCGGTGCGTCGCGACTTTGATGAAGCCCATGATCTCGAAGATCGGCTCCAGGGTGCCTGGGGTTGGCGATGCGAATTCGATGAATTCAAAGCCCATCAGGCCCATTGGGTTTTCGTATTGGTCGGCCATGTTCGGCGCCTCATTCTTGTGATTAACGAAGGTCAATTAGCAGCAAGGATGAGGCAGCAAGGCGGCGCACAGGAAAGGCCTCGCACGCTGCGGGCGAGGAAGTCACCGAAGATCAGGGGGGAGCCGTGTCGCTTCATGGTTACATCAGTCTCTGACGGCCGAGGCTTGCGTGAGCGCAAGTCCATATTCTTGTATGCGTAAATCGATTCTACACAGCGTAACAGGGTTTGTCCGTACTCTTATCAAATCCCCATTGCCTTGGGCCGCGCAAGGGTTTTGTTGCACAGGTAGATGCCCAGCAGAATCACAGCCCCGCCCACCAGCATGGGCGTGGTCAGTTGTTCATCCAACAGCAAGGCCCCGCAAACCACCGCCGTCAGCGGGTTGAGCGCGATAAACACGCCCGAACGCGTAGGACCTATGCGCCGGATGCCGTCGTAGTAACCGATATAGGCCAGCGCCGAGCCGAACACGCCCAGATACAGCAGGCTCAGCAGCTGAGGTTGACTCAGGCCGGCAATGCCACCAATCGTGAAGTGGCCTGACAACGCAGTGGTCACGCAGAGCATCACGGTTCCCAGCAACACCGACCACGTGACCGTCTGCAACGGGCCCAGGCTTGCGTTCAGCCCCCGGGAAAACAACGAATAAATGGCCCACGCCAGCACACAGCCGGCAATCAACAGGTCACCCAACCCGCTGGAGGGTGTGGCCTGCATCAGTTGGGGGTTGCGGCTGACAATCACCGTGGCCGCGCCACCCAGGCACAACGCAATCCCCAAGACCTGGGTGCGGCCCAGGCGTTCCTTGAACACCAGCCAGGAAGCCAGGCCAATCACGGCCGGATTCAATGCCACGATCAAAGACGCCCGCGACGCGTTGATCGAGTGCAACCCATAAAAAAAGCACAGGTTGTAGAAAAAAATCCCAAAGAACCCCAGTACCGCCAGTTGCGCCAACTGCGCGAGGCTTGGGCGTGCCAGCGCGGTCCGCGACATCCCCATGAACAGCAACAGCGCCAGGCTCGCCAGGATAAAGCGCAGGCTGGCGGCCAGCAGCGGATGGAGCTGGTCCGCCAGGTAGCGCCCAGCCACGAAGGTGCCGCCCCAGATCATGGTGACGGCGGCGAGTTTGCAGTAAGTCAGGCGATCGGAGGTGGGACTCATGGCATTGGCTCAAGGGACAGGAGAATTGGCGTATTCTTCTGCTAATGATCAATCATCGTAAAATGAGCATTCACTCATGACGCTTACCCAGCTGGAAATATTCTCCCTGGTGGCTGAACTGCAAGGCTTCACCAGTGCGGCTAACCGGCTGGGCATCAGCCAGTCGGCGGTGTCCCATGCCATCAAGGCCTTGGAACTGGAACTGGGCGTGGAGCTGTTCCGGCGTCATCAAAGCCTGGTAGAGCCCAGTGATATCGGCCTGCAGTTACTCAGCCGCGCGCGCGCCATGCAGGGCCTGGCCGCGACTTTGCAACAGGAAGCCGCGGATGCCCGTGGCATGAAGCGTGGCACGTTGCGTATTGGCTCCTTCGGACCGACTGCGTCGATTCGCCTGCTACCTCCCATCCTTACCCGGTTTCGCGCCGCGCATCCGGGGATCGAGGTTCACATCGACGAAGGTCCAGACCGGCAAGTATTGCAATGGCTGGATGAGCGGCGTGTCGACGTGGGTTTTGTGGTGCTGGAGCAGGAGCGTTTCGACACCTTCAGCTTGTTCGAGGACCAGATGGTCGCGCTGCTGCCCGCCGACCACCCCTTGGCCGCCCGCGACAGCCTGACCTTGCATGAGCTGTGTGACGACCCCTTCATTCTCACCGAAGCCGGCTCTTCGGAACTGGTGTCTCGTTTGTTTGCCGCCGCTCAATTACGGCCGAAGGTGCGTTATCGCTGCACTCAGCTGCTGAGCACCTTGGAAGCGGTCAGCCGCGGGGATGGGCTGAGCATCGTGGCCGAGGCTTCGTTGCCGCAACGGAGCGACCCGCGCTATGTGCAGCGGCCGCTATCTCCTCGCATGGCGCGCCAGATCGGCTTGGCCGTGTTGGACCGCCGCCAGTCTTCGCCGGCCACCCTGGCATTTATCGACGTGGCGCAGAGCCTGGGCAACGTGAGCATAATTGAACAGGGCCATCTATCATCGATAGCATCCTTGGCCGGCCTCCCGGCATAACCCTTTTCGCACTAGGCCGCAGAACTCATGCCACTCACCGTCAAAGGTCCTCGAAAGCGCCTCGCCCGCTACTCCATCAGCGTGCTGTGTGGCCTGCTGCCGATTCTGCTCGGCGTGGTTATCCTGCATTGGCAAGCCGAACGCACCCTTGAACAAAGCACCGCTCAGACCGCCCAGGAAGCGATTCGTCAATTCGACTTGATGCTCGATAATACCGCCCTTGCCGCTCAGGCCTTGCTGCCCCTGGCCGGGAATCCGTGCGACAGCGGGGCACAACTGGCCCTGCGTGAGCAGGTCACGCGCCGGCCGTTTGTGCGTGCCACCACCCTGTCCTGGCAGAAGAACATTTATTGCAGCTCGCTGTTCGGCGACAGCTACGCATCGCCGGTCAACCCGCAGGACTATGTCGATGGCAAGCTATGGCTGATGAATGGCAACCCGGTGACGCCAGATACCGCATTGTTGGTTTACCGGCTGGTTGAGGGGGACAAAGCCGCTTTTGCCTCGATTGATGGTTACCACCTGACCAACGCTCTGCGCCTGATCAGTCGTTACGCGCAACTGATCTTGCAGGTCGGGCCCAATTGGCTGGCCGCTGATGGCAAGGTACATAACACCGCAGTGCCGGCGTTTGCGGTGGCCCATCATCACCTGGCATCCGCGCGCTATCACTACAGCGTGGATGCAGGCATGCCCGCCGGTGAAGTGTGGCGATACATGAAGGCTCGCTACCCGGCGTTGTTCAGCCTCGTGGTGTTCTTTGGCGTGCTGGCTGGCCTGCTCGCGTACTGGCTGCAAAAGCGCTCTTCGGCACCCACCCACGAATTGCAACGCGCGCTGGGGGCCAATGAGTTCATCCCGTACTTTCAGCCGGTCGTACGTGGCGACACCCGCGAATGGGCGGGTTGCGAGGTGCTGATGCGCTGGCGTCATCCCAAAGAAGGCTTGGTGCGGCCAGACCTGTTTATCCCACTGGCCGAACATTGCGGCCTGATCGTACCGATGACCCGCGCCCTGCTGCGCCAGACCGCAGCGCAACTGGCGCCCCACGCGGCGCGTTTCAGCCCGGGCTTCCACATCGGTGTGAATATCACCGCACGTCACTGTCAGGACATGGCACTGGTAGAGGACTGCCGTGAATTTCTCGCAGCCTTTGTGCCGGGCCAAGTGACGCTGGTGCTGGAGCTGACCGAGCGCGAACTGATCGAGCCCACCGACATCACCCGCCAATTGTTCGATGCCTTGCATCAACTGGGCGTGATGATCGCCATTGACGACTTTGGTACCGGCCATTCCAGCTTGGGTTACTTACGCAACTTCAATGTGGACTACTTGAAAATCGACCAGAGTTTCGTCGCGATGATCGGTGCCGACGCACTCTCAAGGCATATTCTCGATAGCATCATCCAATTGTCCGGCAAACTGGACCTGGGCATCGTTGCCGAGGGCGTGGAAACAGCCCAGCAGTGCGAGTACCTGGCGGCGCACGGTGTGGATTTCCTGCAGGGCTACCTGTTTGGACGGCCTTTACCCTGCGATGAATTCATTAAATCCCTGGCCAGCCATTGATTAGCCATGCACTAGATAGCTTGAAATAATGTTAGTAATACAAAAGACGTGATTTACTCACGGCGGATTAACTACTACAATTTTTCCTGCCGGTGCAGAACTCGCAGGACGACTTCTTTTTTGAGTCGCCTTAAAGCTCTTGGCTTATAGCTTTGTCTGCAGTTGATATCAGCCAAATACACTATTGGAGTACAGATTTTGTCCAGACTCGCCGAATTTCGCGCAGCAGAAAAAGCCCTTCAAGAGCAGCTAGCGCAGCTGGAATCCTTGAAGAACGATGCTGGCCTGAAGAAAGAAATCGAATTCGAAGAAAAGCTCCAGGGGCTGATGAAAACCTACGGCAAAGGCCTGCGTGACATCATCCTGATCCTTGATCCAAACCCGGGCAAGGCCGGCGCAGGAGCCGCTAGCGCACCAAAACAGCGCCGCGCACGCGTGGTCAAGGTCTATCACAACCCGCACACGGGCGAGCTGATCGAAACCAAAGGCGGCAACCACCGCGGCCTGAAGGCCTGGAAAGAACAGTACGGCGCCGCCACTGTAGACTCCTGGCTTCGCGGTTGATCACATCGCACTAACAAAGAGCCCCGCACATGCGGGGCTTTTTTTATTCAGGGATTCGAAACTGAACTTAAATAACATTTCATTTTGTTCAAAATCGCGGGGTGACGCGCACTTAAAGTTTCAGGCTGTCACGCACCGAACTGACTTCATCCTTGCTTGCGTCGTACGCTTGGGCCTGACCTGCGTATGAAAAAACATACGCCTTATCGGTATCAACAGCCCCCACCAATGTTTGCGACAGCACGTGTCGGCCGTTCTCGGTAATCACGCAAGTAGTTTCCAGCGCTTGAAGACGGCTCAATGTCGCTGCGTGCATTTTCGTACACACACTTTGATAACCGCCTTGGGCAAAGTCCTTCTGGATGGACTTGCGCATTTCCAGCAAAACGCCCTCCAGATTAACTTTATGCCCGGCTTCGATCGGCGTACCGGTCAACTCGATGACCATCAACGTGTTGCCATTTTCATCATTCTTGATCGCACGTTGCCGAGACACCGTCTGCGGTTTGGCCGGTGCCTCACCGTCGGGCACCACTTCCTCGACTTGCCAGCCGCTGGGCCAATGAATTTCAGGGTCGGCCGCCAGCACGAAGGGGCTGGCCAACAACAAACACGCAGCACTTAATAGCCGGTTACGAACGTCGATCATGCGAAAAACACCCAAGGATCAAGTCGCAAAGTCTGAGCCCCGGCACCCACTGCTCGCAAGGCCCGCGTGACCTTTTTCATTTGGCGCCACAGGCGGGCCTTGCGTATCATGGCTGCGCTGCACGGATGCCAGCCGCAAGCCAAGGGAACGCTCCTCTCACCTGGAGCCGCGTTTGCCCCATTTTTTCCTGGAGGGCCCATGAGCCTGCACGAACTGAACACCTTCCCGGGCGTCACTGCCCAACCTGATACCGCCACCACGAACTTCGTGTTCAACCACACCATGCTGCGGGTCAAGGACATCACCAAGTCGCTGGATTTTTACACCCGCGTCCTGGGTTTCTCCCTGGTTGAAAAGCGCGACTTCCCGGAAGCCGAATTCAGCCTTTACTTCCTGGCCCTGGTGGACAAGTCCCAGATCCCGGCCGACGCCGCTGCACGCACCCAGTGGATGAAGTCGATCCCCGGCATCCTGGAACTGACTCACAACCACGGCACCGAAAACGACGCCGACTTCGCGTACCACAACGGCAATACCGACCCGCGTGGCTTTGGCCATATCTGCATCGCGGTGCCGGATATCGTCGCCGCGTGCGAACGCTTTGAAGCGCTGGGCTGTGATTTCCAAAAGCGCCTGACCGACGGCCGCATGAAAAGCCTGGCCTTCATCAAGGACCCGGATGCGTACTGGGTTGAAATTATCCAGCCAACCCCGCTGTAACGAAAAAACCCCATGATCGCTCATGGGGTTTTTCATTTTCGGCCGCTTGTTTACGCTGGAGCAGAGGTCCGGATCAAGTGATCAAACGCGCTCAGGGAAGCTTTGGCGCCCTCGCCTACCGCAATCACGATCTGCTTGTACGGCACGGTCGTCACGTCACCGGCGGCAAACACGCCAGGCAGTGAAGTCTCGCCACGGGCATCGACAATGATTTCGCCACGCGGTGTCAACTCTACCGTGCCCTTGAGCCAATCGGTATTAGGCAGCAAGCCGATCTGCACAAAGATACCTTCCAGATCGACGGTCTTGAACTCGCCACTGTCGCGATCCTTGTACGCCAGACCGGTGACTTTCTGGCCATCACCTTTGACTTCACTGGTCAGCGCGCTGGTGATTACGTCAACGTTCGGCAGGCTGTACAGCTTGCGTTGCAGCACCGCATCGGCGCGCAGCTTGCTGTCGAACTCCAGCAAGGTGACGTGGCTGACGATACCCGCCAGGTCGATGGCCGCTTCAACACCGGAGTTACCGCCGCCGATCACCGCCACACGCTTGCCTTTGAACAGCGGGCCGTCGCAGTGCGGGCAAAAACACACGCCCTTGGCCTTGTATTCCTGCTCGCCCGGCACACCCATTTCGCGCCAGCGCGCACCGGTGGCCAGAATCACAGTCTTGGACTTGAGCGTTGCGCCGCTTTCAAAACGGATCTCGTGCAAGTCGCCGGCATTTTTTGCGGGGATCAGGCTGCTTGCGCGCTGCAGATTCATGATGTCCACGTCGTACTGACGCACATGGGCCTCAAGCGCGCTGGCCAGCTTCGGCCCTTCGGTTTCCTGCACCGAGATAAAGTTCTCGATGGACATGGTGTCCAGCACCTGGCCACCAAAGCGCTCTGCGGCAACACCCGTACGAATGCCTTTGCGCGCTGCGTAGATGGCGGCCGCGGAACCGGCAGGGCCACCGCCGACGACGAGTACATCAAAGGCCTGTTTGGCGCTGATTTTCTCGGCAGCTTTTTCGATGCCGCTGGTGTCCAGCTTGGCGAGGATTTCTTCCAGGCCCATGCGGCCCTGGCCGAAGTTCACGCCATTCAAATAGACGCTCGGCACCGCCATGATCTGGCGCTCATCGACTTCAGCCTGGAACAGTGCGCCGTCGATGGCGACGTGACGGACGTTCGGGTTGAGCACGGCCATCAGGTTCAGCGCCTGGACCACGTCCGGGCAGTTCTGGCATGACAGCGAGAAGTACGTCTCGAAGCTGAACTCGCCTTTGAGGGCGCGAATCTGTTCAATCACTTCGACACTGGCCTTCGACGGGTGGCCGCCGACTTGCAGCAGCGCGAGCACCAGCGAAGTGAATTCATGGCCCATAGGGATGCCGGCGAAACGCAGGCTGATATCGGCACCCGGGCGGTTGATGGAGAACGACGGCTTGCGCGCATCATTGCCATCGGTTTTGAGGGTAATCAGCGTGGTGAGGCTGGTTACGTCCTGCAAAAGAGCAAGCATTTCCTGGGATTTCGCGCCGTCGTCGAGGGAGGCGACGATCTCGATCGGCTGGGTGACCCGTTCCAGGTATGACTTCAACTGAGCTTTAAGATTGGCGTCCAACATACGGGCGATTTCCTTTAATTCTGGGTATAAAAAAACGCCCGAGCGAATCTCGCCCGGGCGTTTTTGGGGGCGGTTGCAGCTTACTGAGTAGGTGCGGAAACCCGCCCTTGATGCTTCACAGACTTAGATCTTGCCGACCAGGTCCAGGGACGGAGCCAGGGTGGCCTCGCCTTCTTTCCACTTGGCTGGGCACACTTCGCCTGGGTGGGCAGCAACGTACTGGGCTGCCTTGATTTTGCGCAGCAGCTCGGAAGCGTCACGGCCAACACCGCCGTCGTTCAGTTCAACGATCTTGATCTGACCTTCTGGGTTGATCACGAACGTGCCACGGTCTGCCAGGCCAGCTTCTTCGATCAGTACGTCGAAGTTGCGGGAGATGGTCAGGGTCGGGTCGCCGATCATGGTGTATTGGATCTTGCCGATGGCTGGCGAGGTGTTGTGCCAGGCAGCGTGGGCGAAATGGGTGTCGGTGGAAACACTGTAGATTTCAACGCCCAGTTTCTGGAATTCGGCGTGATTGTCAGCCAGGTCTTCCAGTTCGGTTGGGCAAACGAAGGTGAAGTCGGCTGGGTAGAAGAAGAAAACCGACCACTTACCTTTCAGGTCA
The genomic region above belongs to Pseudomonas sp. S35 and contains:
- the ahpC gene encoding alkyl hydroperoxide reductase subunit C produces the protein MPIINSQVKPFKATAFKNGNFVDVSDADLKGKWSVFFFYPADFTFVCPTELEDLADNHAEFQKLGVEIYSVSTDTHFAHAAWHNTSPAIGKIQYTMIGDPTLTISRNFDVLIEEAGLADRGTFVINPEGQIKIVELNDGGVGRDASELLRKIKAAQYVAAHPGEVCPAKWKEGEATLAPSLDLVGKI